A single Nostoc sp. PCC 7107 DNA region contains:
- the moaA gene encoding GTP 3',8-cyclase MoaA, whose translation MNQVDYLRISLIDRCNFRCQYCMPEGAELEYALKQQLLTDAELLTLIQEVFIPVGFTQFRLTGGEPLLRPGVVELVKAIASLPKTQDLSMTTNGFLLAPIAKNLYDAGLRRINISLDSLDPDIFDQIIGNHGRSRWQQVWDGIQAAYKVGFNPLKLNVVVIPDVNDHEVLDLAALTIDKNWHVRFIEFMPIGNWQLFGDRGWVSSADLRQRIRQQWGLTESQIRGSGPADVFQIPGAKGTLGFISQMSECFCDRCNRMRLSADGWLRPCLLNETGQLDLKTALRSSVSIHYLREQVRDLLAIKPEINFKGRDSGTSGTYSRTMSQIGG comes from the coding sequence ATGAACCAGGTAGACTATCTCCGCATTAGTTTAATCGATCGCTGTAATTTTCGCTGTCAATACTGTATGCCGGAGGGTGCAGAACTAGAATATGCCCTCAAACAACAGCTTCTCACTGACGCAGAACTACTGACTCTGATTCAAGAGGTGTTTATCCCTGTTGGTTTTACGCAGTTTCGCTTAACTGGGGGAGAGCCTCTACTGCGTCCTGGTGTAGTAGAGTTGGTAAAAGCGATCGCATCATTACCCAAAACTCAAGACTTATCGATGACAACCAACGGCTTTTTACTTGCACCCATCGCCAAAAATCTCTATGATGCAGGTTTACGCCGAATTAATATCAGTCTAGATTCCCTTGATCCCGATATCTTTGATCAAATTATCGGCAATCACGGACGTTCTCGCTGGCAACAAGTCTGGGATGGTATTCAAGCTGCCTACAAGGTAGGTTTCAACCCGCTGAAGCTGAATGTAGTGGTGATCCCAGATGTAAATGACCACGAAGTTCTGGACTTAGCCGCCCTCACCATTGATAAAAATTGGCACGTCCGATTTATTGAGTTTATGCCTATCGGCAATTGGCAATTATTTGGCGATCGCGGTTGGGTATCTTCTGCTGATTTACGCCAACGCATCCGCCAGCAATGGGGTTTGACAGAATCACAAATACGTGGTAGCGGGCCTGCTGATGTTTTTCAAATTCCGGGAGCAAAGGGGACACTGGGATTTATTAGCCAGATGTCGGAATGTTTTTGCGATCGTTGTAACCGAATGCGTCTGAGCGCTGATGGCTGGTTACGTCCTTGCTTATTAAATGAAACTGGTCAATTAGACTTAAAAACTGCTCTACGCTCCAGTGTGAGCATTCATTACTTACGAGAGCAAGTCAGAGACTTATTGGCTATTAAGCCAGAAATTAACTTTAAAGGCCGCGACTCTGGTACAAGCGGCACATACAGCCGCACGATGTCGCAAATTGGTGGATAA
- a CDS encoding S8 family peptidase gives MRRLLLLCLFIIGLGAAVFGFLNFQGLAAKGDFETIVLDFREDIAKDEINRDLQAIAQQYNLTPQLDNKFSAQDNVYIIRGDRQRLKELKKSQFAKATEFIEPNYIYRIPPEPQTTVLGELTPPQNNADKPSLTGPNDQYYSKQWNLHKIGIEGAWAETKGSGITVAVIDTGITQVRDLKETKFVKGYDFVNDREQATDDNGHGTHVAGTVAQATNNQYGVAGVAYEASLMPLKVLNDYGGGTVADIAEAIKFAADKGADVINMSLGGGGESQLMKDAIDYAYRKGVVIIAAAGNESANGASYPARYPHVVGVSSFGPDGEKADYSNFGAGVDISAPGGSETGKILQETINENGEGVFLGLQGTSMASPHVAGVAALIKAKGIENPDEILKVLKQSARVIQDDGLNYYGAGQLNAEAAVKLAAQGQISFPDFFRWLRDNGYINPGFWIDGGVVALLPKILMVVGSYLLAWFLRVYFPFTWSWALFSGLTFGSSGLFFLKGIYIFDLPQWPFRVLGSSLPELGNALQGTDAFNPVFASVLIPLVLVVFLLGHPSWKWFAIGSTLGVAACLTVSAIYDPAVWGLGSGNLARIFLIVNALLCYGLARLAVNNDKQVA, from the coding sequence ATGAGAAGGCTATTATTATTGTGCCTGTTTATTATTGGGCTAGGCGCTGCTGTTTTTGGATTTTTAAATTTTCAGGGACTAGCAGCAAAAGGTGATTTTGAAACGATTGTGCTTGATTTTCGGGAAGATATTGCCAAAGATGAAATAAACCGAGATTTGCAAGCGATCGCTCAACAATACAACCTTACACCCCAATTAGACAATAAATTTTCTGCACAAGACAATGTGTATATTATCAGAGGCGATCGCCAAAGGCTCAAAGAACTGAAAAAATCTCAGTTTGCCAAAGCCACAGAATTTATAGAGCCAAATTACATCTATAGAATTCCTCCAGAACCTCAAACCACCGTTCTTGGAGAACTAACACCACCCCAAAATAACGCGGACAAACCTTCATTAACTGGCCCCAACGACCAATATTACAGCAAGCAGTGGAACCTTCACAAAATCGGCATTGAAGGCGCGTGGGCGGAAACTAAAGGTAGCGGTATCACCGTTGCTGTGATTGATACTGGCATTACCCAAGTCCGCGACTTAAAAGAGACAAAATTTGTCAAAGGCTACGATTTTGTTAACGACAGAGAACAAGCCACAGACGACAACGGACACGGTACACACGTTGCTGGTACAGTCGCCCAAGCCACCAATAATCAATATGGTGTAGCTGGAGTTGCTTACGAAGCCAGTCTTATGCCCCTAAAAGTCTTAAATGATTATGGTGGCGGTACAGTTGCCGATATTGCTGAAGCAATTAAATTTGCGGCTGACAAAGGCGCAGATGTAATTAATATGAGTTTAGGCGGTGGCGGTGAAAGCCAGTTGATGAAAGATGCCATTGATTACGCCTACAGAAAAGGTGTAGTTATCATAGCCGCCGCGGGGAATGAAAGTGCCAATGGCGCAAGCTATCCAGCCCGTTATCCTCATGTTGTCGGCGTTTCCTCTTTCGGCCCAGATGGTGAAAAAGCAGACTACTCTAACTTTGGTGCTGGTGTAGATATCTCGGCTCCTGGTGGAAGTGAAACTGGTAAAATTTTGCAAGAAACCATCAACGAAAATGGCGAAGGCGTATTTTTGGGACTCCAAGGTACAAGTATGGCTTCCCCTCACGTTGCAGGTGTGGCCGCTTTAATTAAAGCTAAAGGCATTGAAAATCCAGATGAGATTTTAAAAGTCCTCAAACAGTCAGCCAGAGTCATTCAAGATGATGGTTTAAACTATTATGGCGCTGGACAACTAAACGCCGAAGCCGCAGTTAAACTAGCAGCCCAAGGACAAATAAGTTTCCCAGATTTCTTTCGGTGGTTGCGAGATAACGGTTATATTAACCCCGGCTTTTGGATAGATGGCGGTGTAGTTGCACTGTTACCGAAGATTTTAATGGTCGTCGGTTCTTATCTGCTGGCTTGGTTTTTACGAGTTTACTTCCCCTTCACCTGGAGTTGGGCTTTATTTAGTGGCTTAACTTTTGGCAGTTCTGGGTTATTCTTCCTCAAAGGCATCTATATATTTGACTTACCTCAATGGCCTTTCCGTGTTTTAGGTAGTTCTTTACCTGAATTAGGTAATGCGCTACAAGGTACAGATGCTTTCAATCCTGTATTTGCTAGTGTCTTGATTCCGCTTGTTCTAGTTGTATTTCTGCTAGGACATCCTAGTTGGAAATGGTTTGCCATTGGTTCTACTTTAGGTGTAGCCGCTTGTTTGACAGTCAGCGCAATTTACGACCCAGCCGTTTGGGGCTTGGGTAGCGGTAACTTAGCAAGAATATTTCTCATTGTTAATGCCCTACTCTGCTACGGACTAGCTCGTTTGGCAGTTAACAACGATAAACAAGTCGCATAA
- the rpsD gene encoding 30S ribosomal protein S4, with amino-acid sequence MSRYRGPRLRIVRRLGELPGLTRKSARRAYPPGQHGQNRKKRSEYAIRLEEKQKLRMNYGLTEKQLLRYVRKARRVTGSTGQVLLQLLEMRLDNTVFRLGMAPTIPAARQLVNHCHVTVNGRVVNIASYQCRPGEVIAVRDKEQSRKLVETNLQYPGLANLPSHLEFDKNKLVGKVNSVIEREWVALQVNELLVVEYYSRQA; translated from the coding sequence ATGTCCCGATACAGAGGGCCACGCCTCAGAATTGTACGTCGCTTAGGCGAATTACCAGGATTAACTCGTAAAAGCGCAAGACGCGCCTATCCACCGGGTCAGCATGGTCAGAACCGCAAAAAGCGCTCTGAGTATGCTATCCGTCTAGAAGAAAAGCAAAAGCTCCGTATGAATTACGGTCTCACAGAAAAGCAACTGCTTCGCTATGTCCGTAAAGCTAGACGTGTAACTGGTTCTACCGGACAAGTGCTGTTGCAATTGCTAGAAATGCGCCTGGATAATACCGTTTTCCGCTTGGGGATGGCTCCCACAATTCCAGCAGCGCGTCAGCTGGTAAATCACTGCCATGTCACAGTCAACGGTCGTGTAGTAAATATTGCCAGTTACCAGTGCCGTCCCGGCGAGGTAATTGCTGTTAGAGATAAAGAACAATCACGGAAGTTGGTGGAAACTAACTTGCAATATCCCGGTTTAGCTAATCTTCCCAGCCATTTGGAATTTGACAAAAACAAGCTGGTTGGTAAAGTTAACAGTGTCATTGAGCGCGAGTGGGTGGCTCTACAAGTTAACGAACTGCTGGTTGTGGAATACTATTCACGACAAGCGTAA
- the hetR gene encoding heterocyst differentiation master regulator HetR has protein sequence MSNDIDLIKRLGPSAMDQIMLYLAFSAMRTSGHRHGAFLDAAATAAKCAIYMTYLEQGQNLRMTGHLHHLEPKRVKIIVEEVRQALTEGKLLKMLGSQEPRYLIQLPYVWMEKYPWQPGRSRVPGTSLTSEEKRQIEQKLPSNLPDAQLVSSFEFLELIEFLHKRSQEVLPPEHQMPLSEALAEHIKRRLLYSGTVTRIDSPWGMPFYALTRPFYAPADDQERTYIMLEDTARYFRMMRNWAEKRPNSMRALEELDIPPEKWDQAMEELDEVIRAWADKYHQSGGIPMILQMVFGRKED, from the coding sequence ATGAGTAACGACATAGATCTGATCAAACGTCTTGGCCCTAGTGCGATGGATCAGATCATGCTTTATCTGGCTTTTAGTGCCATGCGTACGAGTGGACACAGGCATGGAGCATTCTTAGATGCAGCAGCCACGGCCGCTAAGTGTGCAATTTATATGACCTATCTCGAACAGGGACAAAACCTCAGAATGACGGGTCATTTGCACCACCTGGAACCAAAGCGAGTCAAAATTATTGTTGAAGAAGTCAGACAAGCTTTGACGGAAGGCAAGCTGCTGAAGATGCTGGGTTCTCAAGAACCTCGCTACTTAATTCAACTGCCTTACGTTTGGATGGAGAAATACCCTTGGCAACCAGGGCGATCCCGCGTTCCGGGAACTAGTTTGACCAGCGAAGAAAAAAGACAAATTGAGCAGAAACTACCCAGTAACTTGCCAGACGCACAACTAGTTAGCTCTTTTGAATTTTTGGAACTGATTGAATTTCTGCACAAGCGATCGCAAGAAGTTCTCCCACCTGAGCATCAAATGCCCTTGAGTGAAGCCTTGGCAGAACACATCAAGCGTCGGCTGCTTTATTCAGGTACAGTAACTAGAATTGATTCGCCTTGGGGAATGCCCTTCTATGCACTGACTCGTCCTTTCTATGCACCAGCCGACGATCAAGAACGAACCTATATCATGCTAGAAGATACGGCGCGGTATTTTCGGATGATGAGAAACTGGGCAGAGAAACGACCAAACTCCATGCGTGCTTTAGAAGAACTAGATATTCCCCCAGAAAAGTGGGATCAAGCAATGGAGGAACTTGACGAAGTTATCCGCGCTTGGGCAGATAAATACCACCAAAGTGGTGGTATTCCTATGATTTTACAGATGGTTTTTGGTAGAAAAGAAGACTAA
- the thiD gene encoding bifunctional hydroxymethylpyrimidine kinase/phosphomethylpyrimidine kinase, with the protein MNAETTSKIPVALTIAGSDSGGGAGIQADLRTFAFHCVHGTSAITCVTAQNTLGVVRVDAVPSEAVVAQIQAVVEDIGVQAAKTGMLLNQEIITAVAQQVEALEINNLVVDPVMVSRTGAQLIDDDAIKTLCQQLIPQAAIITPNRYEAQILSGLPINSLDDMREAAQIIHRDLKAKTVLVKGGGMEGNARGVDIWFDGDRLEILTTQQVDTQNTHGTGCTLSAAIAANLAMGKDLLTSVKQAKEYVTTALAYSLSIGKGQGPVGHFFPLLRN; encoded by the coding sequence ATGAATGCTGAAACAACATCGAAAATCCCTGTGGCTTTAACTATTGCTGGTTCTGATAGTGGCGGTGGTGCGGGAATACAAGCTGATTTACGCACCTTTGCTTTTCACTGTGTCCACGGTACTAGCGCTATAACCTGCGTGACGGCACAAAATACCTTGGGAGTAGTGCGAGTTGATGCAGTGCCATCAGAGGCAGTTGTAGCCCAAATACAAGCGGTTGTGGAGGATATTGGTGTACAAGCAGCAAAAACAGGAATGTTGCTGAATCAAGAAATTATCACGGCGGTTGCCCAGCAAGTGGAGGCTTTAGAAATAAATAATTTAGTGGTTGACCCGGTGATGGTATCACGCACAGGCGCACAGTTAATTGATGATGATGCTATTAAGACGCTATGTCAGCAGTTGATTCCCCAGGCGGCTATTATCACCCCTAACCGCTATGAAGCACAGATTTTAAGTGGTTTGCCGATTAATTCTCTGGATGATATGAGGGAGGCAGCCCAAATTATTCACCGCGATTTAAAGGCAAAGACTGTTTTAGTCAAAGGTGGCGGGATGGAGGGAAATGCCCGTGGTGTTGACATCTGGTTTGATGGCGATCGCTTGGAAATCTTGACAACACAGCAAGTAGACACGCAAAATACCCACGGTACAGGTTGTACATTATCAGCGGCGATCGCTGCTAATCTGGCAATGGGCAAGGATTTGTTAACATCTGTCAAACAAGCAAAAGAGTATGTTACAACTGCCCTGGCTTACTCGCTTAGTATTGGCAAAGGTCAAGGCCCTGTAGGACACTTTTTTCCTTTGTTACGAAATTGA